A part of Salmo salar chromosome ssa18, Ssal_v3.1, whole genome shotgun sequence genomic DNA contains:
- the sfr1 gene encoding swi5-dependent recombination DNA repair protein 1 homolog, translated as MKLVIKEMETTPKTTKSKPVYGTPCNLKSSPCESSSVQKPKQQMSSSLKERLKRSKRSFTSPVSVAKRLNIDDDQLPSTADKETEHGAKTDRQKNIDINRNERTPSEYPETRRAGVPGPMPESAQPTPVDLLQLRDQLKREVKERTERLRRLKMVKMYRSKNDLTQLRVLIDKWRRCSQAALYELQSDLPIDGRKASISQLIDLFGVEDSILHFDRTEEDFTNT; from the exons ATGAAGCTTGTAATTAAAGAAATGGAGACCACACCGAAGACAACCAAATCAAAACCTGTGTACGGCACACCGTGCAATTTAAAATCAAGCCCGTGTGAATCCAGTAGTGTGCAAAAG CCAAAACAGCAGATGAGTTCATCTCTGAAGGAAAGACTGAAAAGATCAAAACGTTCCTTCACCTCTCCTGTTTCCGTGGCCAAACGTCTTAACATCGATGATGACCAACTACCCTCAACAGCAGACAAAGAGACCGAGCATGGTgccaaaacagacagacagaagaataTTGACATCAACAGAAATGAGAGAACGCCCAGTGAATATCCAGAGACTAGAAGGGCTGGGGTCCCTGGCCCCATGCCTGAATCAGCTCAACCCACTCCTGTAGACTTGCTACAACTACGAGACCAATTGAAGAGAGAGGTTAAAGAAAGGACCGAGAGACTACGGCGACTGAAGATGGTTAAAATGTACAGAAGCAAG AATGACCTGACACAGTTGAGAGTTTTGATTGACAAGTGGCGGCGTTGTAGTCAGGCTGCATTGTATGAGCTCCAGTCAGATCTCCCCATAGATGGCAGGAAAGCCAGCATCTCCCAGCTAATTGACCTCTTTGGTGTAGAGGACAGCATACTGCACTTTGACCGCACAGAAGAGGACTTCACCAATACATAG